From Triticum aestivum cultivar Chinese Spring chromosome 7B, IWGSC CS RefSeq v2.1, whole genome shotgun sequence:
tgttggtgtggtttcgcggggctagaagctcctcgccacttttggccacctgccgtaatatccaacatgcacgaaggctatgtgttggggtggcgcccttggtactgtgaattgtacagggtttgctgAGCCATCCATCCAGTACTgttccgttccctttaaggggcttctgttttttggttcctgtacttggtgcctgagtgtaatgcacccttttgttgcggactggggctatgttcggggccggattatcccaaaacctatcttcggttttccagaaactttctatggcacagtactttcgcactatggatgccaagtcggcgaagcgcgtgatttcacgatggctgacggcgttcaagattcccctgtccgtgcaattgttgcaaaagatcgagattgcattttcctctcggcagtcctttatccggtccatgaccaggaggaatctggcccagtaatgatgtactgtttcggctggctcttgccggattagagataaatcgcatatatctggacgggcgggcctaattgagcccgggaccctgcccatctcgaggctcaagggccgagaagtttccgaatttggaagcttggaaagtggaacaTTGTCCAACgggtccggtccgatgcctgactttatgttcagtgcttgatcggaatccgctcctccgcgggaatccggcatggagggttcggtagcccggacacgactagttttcaatatgggagaaggatcgtcgcgatgttcctctaccaccgtgacgtggtgggtaacctggggagagttaatctctctcagatcggttttaagcccgatccgactgtagtctgtagcgactcccagggcggcgatctgatccaagagttcgtttacagatgagagctctgctggatctaactgctcggcgaattccgagttgacgtgaagattgctctcgatgacacgagaggtcatcgttgaagcggtggccggacaggcggtcataagaaaacctcctagccggatagtttggccggcggccaaggcttcATCGGCGAAGgtgccgtccttgaagacgggaagaggcatccttcctatcggtgacggcacagaggaactctcaatgaaagcaccaatgtcggtgtcaaaaccggcggatctcgggtagggggtcccgaactgtgcgtctaggcggatggtaacaggagacaagggacacgatgttttacccaggttcgggccctcttgatggaggtaaaaccctatgtcctgcttgattgatattgatattgtggatgtttacaagagtggatctaccacgagatcaaggaggctaaaccctagaagctagcctatggtatgattgtaatggttgttgttgtgtcctacggactagagccatccggtttatatagacaccggagagggctagggttacatagagtcggttacaatagtaggagatctacgtatccgtatcgccaagcttgccttccacgccaaggaaagtcccatccggacacgggacgaagtcttcaatcttgtatcttcatagtcttggagtccggtcgatgatgacgatagtccggccgatgatagttcggccgatgatggtagtccggctatccggacaccccctaatccgggactccctcactaagGGATATCTTTCTACTGGAGAACCAACTTCCTCGGTTGGTTCTAGAGCTCTTACGGACTTTTTTATGCCATCTCCTACATACGCTTTTGTGGTTGGTTATGCAGAAATTTTCAATGTCACCCCTTCATCAACTTCAGATTCAAACACAAGGATCACTATGGATGAACTCGATAAGTACAAGCCGCCACATCTCCTTGGGCTCCTCCGACACTATCAGATCGGCAATATGATTGACGACGGTCGTATTGACAATCTCGCATACTTCTCCTCAGCCAGTAGTGCCATTGAGCTGGCGGAACTCGGCATCAAGCTGACCGCCACCAACAAACCATGGTTCGCAGACATGAGCATCCACATAGACCACCTCTTCGGCCAGCTCTCCCTGGCGCCATTGTTCATAGATGACGTCACTGCTTgctaactagtcaacatggcagtTTACGAGGCGTATAGTGGCTTGGGTATGTGAAGAAGATGAGGGTATAGTaattgacaggtgggccccacgtcTCATTTGCCACATTAGTTGGTCAAAGTTGTTGATCTTCGAACCCGACAGGTGGGGTCAACCTATTGTTTTCTTTGTTTTCGTGAGCAAATCAGACAACTAGTGATCCGCGTTATAGGTTAGACGCAAAGTTGATGGTTTTTTGTGCTCTAGGACAAGTGTGATATCAAGTTGTTACTCTAGCCCAACTGTGGTGGTTTTGCGTAAATGACTCACTCTAGTGGAGATCGGATCCACTGAAAAGAAGGTTGCATGTGCACTTGTACAAGTTGTGCCTGCAGTGATAAAATAATAACTACTAGTACTAGAAAAATCTGCACTTCCTGAACCAAGACACGCAGCTAGCGCGCATTTGGAGGTCAGCGCCTTGATCGGCTACAACGTAACAGCAAGGCCACATGCTCGATCAGCCAGCTACAACGTGCTAACAACCGACGCCAAACAGGCAAGATTCAGCTTCCCCTTTCCGTTTCCTGAGATTTCAGCCCGAACCTGGACGCTGCGACTTGTACGCAAGTTCTCCGCTCGCTCCTACTCGCAGCACTGCAGGCTTCATTCCAGAGGTAGTTCCTTTCCTGAATTGGGTTCCTTGTTTATTTCTTGATTCTTGTCTAGTTTTTGTGTGAAAAGTTAGAATCTTGCTGATGTTGGGTCGCCCGTGATTTCTACCGACAGGTGTTGGCGCCATGAACCTCACTGGTATCAAGATCCAAGAGATGGTGAGGAATACGAGGGAGAGACTGGAGGCCGATTTCTCCAAGCTTGGAACCAAGATCCACAGGTTCCCACGAGGCTTACGAGGGGTCAACGAGCGCTACATCGTCCCGAGCTTCGTGTCCCTCGGCCCGTACCATCATGGCTCACCGCACCTGCGGGAGACAGAGGAGTTGAAGCACGCGGCAGCCCACTACTTGTGCGAGAAGTCAGGCCGCTCAGTTGAGGAGGTCTACGGCAAGATCCTCTCCATCGGCACTGAAGCCCGCAGCTGCTACGCCGATGGTGCAGTGGCGAAGTTCACGGACGCTGAATTTGCGGTAATGATGTTCCTCGATGGTTGCTATCTGCTGCACTATATGGACATGGATTACCAGTATGCTTTATTGTACAATCGGATGACCCTGTCCACGGGACCTTGCATGCTAAGAGATATGTTCCTGCTTGAGAATCAGCTTCCTTGGTTGATTCTAGAGGCTCTTACGGACTTTTTTATGCCATATCCTGCATACTACATTGTTATTGGTTTGGCGAAAAATTTTGATATCACCCCACAATATTTATCAGATTCAGATTCAAATGGTGCAAGGGTTTCTGTTGACGAACTCAAGATATACAGGCCGCCACATCTCCTTGGGCTCCTCCGGTACCATCTGATTGGTGATATGACTGGAAAAGATCATACTCACAGTCTCACTTGCTCCTCACTAGCCAGCAGTGCGACTGAGCTCGCGGAAATCGGCATCAAGCTGACCGCCAACAGCAAGACATGGTTTGCAGACATGAGCATGCAAAGAGACCCTATCTTGTGCGGCCAGCTCTCACTGGCACCATTGTTTATAAATGATGCCAATGCATGCTGGCTCGTCAACATGGCAGCTTATGAGGCCTGCGTGTCCAGCACAACTCCAGCAGATGGCTTCGTCATCAGCTCATACATCTCCATACTGGCAATGCTCGTGGACAAGAAAGAGGACGTGCACGAGCTGCGGACGAAGCACCTCGTTAACAGCTTCTTCAGCACCCATGAGCTGCTCGTTTTCTTCAAGGACCTTGCTCGCCACATGCGCCTCGGCTACCGCTACTTTGTCATCACGGAGAAGATTGAGATGTTCAAGCGTGAAAGGCCTGTGAGGATCGCCGTGCATAGGTTCGTATACAACAACTTCAAGACGATCATCACTGTGCTCTCTGTTGCTGGTGTGCTCGCAGGTATCTTCAGAACCTTGATGAGTCTCAAGCAGCATCAGCCGTAGCGGTTCGCGGTGAAGCATGTGCGCTGTCAAATTATTTTGTGATTCATCTACAGTTTTCGTGCTTATTGCAGTGTGATCGATGTCGTACGTACGGACTCCATGTGTAAAATTATCCCATCACATCCACCTTGTTTTGATCCCTTACTAGATCTACATGGTGTGACATATCCAATCACAGTATATGTATTATGTATATCCTGTGTGTATACCTGCTTGTGCTATCATTAGAAATCTGTCTTAGTCAGCCCCTTCCCTTCGATCGCCTCTTAGTTTGGTGTGTGTCGAATGCACCTGTTTTCCAATTCTACACATGTTTATAAGACGATAATCACAGATATAGCATCCTGAAGTCTCTTCTCTTGGATCATCGATTCGATCTAATTGTACTATTTTACCCAAACGGAGGGACTGGACTTACCACCGCCACTCTTCTTATTCTCGAACCCTGTTTGACGGTGTATCCCCAGAACAGATAGTGGACAATCCATGCTCATGCAGTTTTGACATGGATAGGAAGATACACATGGATGGACGTTCGCTAGTCAGACTAAGAGATTCCAATCATTTCAGGTCGATCTCAAAACAATACAACACCTAAAAGATATAAAACCAAGGGACCAATTGAAAAGCAATTGCGGCAAATGATTCGGGTTATTGCAGACATGCACATATTAACAGCAAAAAGAAAAGGTAACACAACACAATCACAGACAGTTTGTCATTCAAGATACACATTTAAAAACAAACACCAAGTTAGAAAGTGAAAAAAAAACAGGTCACACAAATGAAGATGGTCACACAAAAGGAGTACTGAACTAGAATGTCACCAGTAGAGAATGGCTTCTAGAGCACAACATGGAAATAAATCCCATCAGAGCCTGCCTCTATATATACTGTCAGAATACATATGCTGGCTCTCGCTTATTGGATGGGTGGATACTACACTGGAAAATCACCCTCTTGCAATGTTGGCTCCATTTTACAACGCAAATCGGTCCCAGACTACAGCAAGCCGTGCTCATTTACCTAACCAAAGGGAGCTGCCTGTGCAAAATTAGAACTGTGAAGTGCTTGCTTGGACTCTGCTGTTCTGTGCGCTCTATACTCAAACATACTATCATGCAATGTAACATATCTGTCGTCCTCATCAACTCTCACATGGTATCAGACTCCTAGCCCGGGCTAGgaatctgataccatgttagaattGATAAAAGACGACACGTACATCTTCATTGCGAGACAATAGGCCCAAATATATAACACACAAGTGCAAAAGAGACCAAATCAAAGACAACACATTACTAATCCTGTACAAACTAACCACAGCACAACTGATGTGCTACAACAAACAAACTCCTACATGACACACAAATGAATCCTAGACCAGTCATGTTCATTTACCTAAGCAATCCATAAATGTTTGTACAAAATTAGCAATGCGGAGCAATCGATTGGACTCTGATGTTCCTCGTGCTCTATATTCAAACATACCACCATACAATGAAATATATGTGTTATAATTTTCTACCCaacttggtaatcagagccatagCATAAAGGGCTAAAGCTAAGATATCTAGTTAGGATTGATAAAAACAACACATGTTCACTGGGTGACAATATGCCAAAATATAAAAAAGAGGCATACAAGAGACCCATCAAAGACAACACATGACCTAATGTTGTACTAAGACCAGTGACATAAACAAAGCACAGCTGATGTGGTGCTAAACTGGATACAGATAAAGTTGCGAGGATGTGATGCTACACTACATTCTAATAAAGTTGGCAAGAGCACAGCACTTATAAGTGATATCCTGCTTCATTCACTATATAAGAAACAAGAGAGTTCACAAGCTTTGGCCTATTTTTTTCAACAATTAGCCATATAATGTGTTTATTTGGACCTCAGTGTCCCATATATTTGGTCTACCATGTAAATATGTCGGTATGTGTACTTCAATGGTAAGCATTGTATCAAAGCAATAACCAGAAGATACCACTGATGCATTAGCATTGTAATTTGTAAGCCAACAAAGCTATATAGGAAGTACAAGTACACAGGGAACTAAATACAAGACTACTCCACAGGCAATGAATAGCATCCTAGAGCACAAACTAGAATGTAAAACAGTGCCAGTTATAGTGCAGTGAAACGGCCAGCATGAATAAGCTACAATCATTACTGTAAAAAACAGACAAGCAAGATAGTCATAGAATGTCTACACTACTGATCACTAACAAACGAGGCCTAGCAGAATGCACAAGCAAGAACCAGAACACCACAAGAGCAAGATAGATTATACCAAAATCATTACAAAACAATAATATTAAGACACAACAGACAGCATATCTCACGAAGTAATAACGCGGAACAAAATTCCAACAAAGATCTATTCTTCACATGATTCAACACATGAAACACCATCATATCTCATAAGATCCACGCTAAACACAGAGTCTTCATGGGCAATTACCAAAACAGGGACGGATACCAAGAGCAAGCAGCTAAAAATGTAAACGGGTTCAGGTAGTAACGGCAGAGAAACGCCCTGCGCGGTCGGCCTGCAGGCCTAGAAGCGGAGCTTGGTGAAGAACCACCTGTTCTTGCCGGTCTTGAACCTCTCCTCGAGCTTGGCCTTGGCGGCCTTGGCGGCGCCCACCTTCTTGTCCTTGGAGGTGAGGGAGTCGGGCGCGCCGGAGGCCACCTCCTTGAGGTCGACGTCGAGGGTGTAGCGGGTGGGCATGAGGTGGGTGAAGTTGACGAGCTTGAGGAACACCTTGACGCGGGActtcttggccgtcttcttggccGAGTCCTTGCGGATCACCTTCTTCGGGTACTTGGCCAGGCCGGCGACGAGGCAGTGCCCGTAggggcggtcgcgggtgccctcCTCGAACACGCGCACGATCACCGCCTTCTTCCCGGCGTACCTGCCCTGCAGCAGGATCACCGCCTTGCCGGGCTTCAGGAACTTCACCATCTTCGCCTCCTTCCTCGAgctgcgccgcgccgccgccggtggTGGGTTTGGGGGAGGGGGTTGTGGGCTGTGGGAGGGAGAAAGCGGGCGGCGGGGGTGGGAAGGAGATTATATAgcttggcggcgctagggtttccgTCGTGGTGTGGGGGTTTGGACGGTTGGATCTGGATCGGACGGTGGTGGGGGCACTAGGTTAGGGATCACGGTGGAATGGGCTTCTGCTAACAGGCTATATATGGGCCTATAAGGGGCTTGGGACATCGTTGTAGGGCCGTGTGGCTGGTTGCTACGCCTAGAGATAAAGGGCCGTGACCCTGTCCCTCAAAAAAAAATTACTGCCCATTCGCCAAAAGAAAAGTTTATTTGGTCGCTTTTGCTAGTATTCTTTTCCGAGAAAAACTTCTGATGTATCCATCTTTAATCATGGTAATATAACAAATAtcagaaaataataaaaataatatccaaatccatagaccacctagGGCCGGCTACAAGCACTAAAGTGAGCTAAAGGTGCGCCGTTGGCAtcgcccctcccttgccggagctgagcaaaacttgttgtagtagaccgTCCGGAAGTTGTCTTGCTAATGCCTCGTAGGACCAGCGTACCAGAATAGCGACTGCCACCGATGAAGAGATGTGTAGATCGAAAGACACACGAACGTAAACAGACGAAGACCAGATCCGAGTAGATTTACCAAAGCCACCATCAAACGAATTTTGTGAGATCCGTCGCTGACACACCTCAACACACCCTCCGACGATGCTGGACACATCACCAGAACAGGGGCTGGGGCGGGtagaatcttattccatcttcagaaagcCATCGTCGTCTAGTTTTcccgagtaggacacaaaccctagaaAACTAATAGAAACATCTAAAAACAggtccctcccgccggcaagggccaggatccaccgcgccccaTGACCCTAGGGCCACCAGAGAAGAGGATGACAGGCGCCGCCATCAACGAGAGACGAAGGAACCCTACCTTTTTTAGGAGCGGCGGTGGTTGTGTGTGTCTCGCGTTTGCTAGTATTTGACTTTTGGCGGtctctatttctcaaaaaaaaaaattgacACTCTAAAAAAATTCATTTAAGCCATTTTTTCTTTTTATGtgtgtttgtttttgttttattttctttttattgagcCGTTTGTTTCTTTTGTGTAGTATGTGTGCTATACACATAAGTACTGCAATATCCTGAgcaaaaaaaatactccctcctttgtattaaatcagcgacacttattttgggacggagggagtactatgtgaTATGTGTGTAGATTATGCTAGAATCCAAAAATTATTTATTATATATTTGTTCTTGCATTTATAGAAAATTCAATTTATGTAGAAAACTGAGTGCAAGTTTTTGTCATAAtttgttttaaaaaaattatttctttttcttctttaatgGTAATATAtaaatgtcactaattcatttttccTTAAAAAATTGATTTTGACTTTATAAGTTTACTGTATGGGGAGAAGAAGGCTGGAGAAAAAGGAAGGCGGCTAGGCCTTTGGATTCTGATCAGATGGTGTAGAGGGATTTTTATTTTGCAGAGATGGTGGAGAGGGATTTGACTGTTGGTTCAAAAATATCAAGTTGACCTTGTTTAGTTTCCCCCTTGTTTAGTTCATCTCGTCCAAATTATATTTGCTGACAAAGATCTTCTTCGAATTTTTAAATGTTCTCCGAAAATAGTGCATGCTTTGCCTCATATCGATGCATTTGTTACCTTCAGCTACGTGTCCATGCAGTGTGCGGTTGTGCATCATGCATGGTCAAGGACATCTATGTAATGTACTTCCTCCTCCCCAAAATATAAGGCGTCGATTGATTTTTTTTATCTTTGTTGCACAACTTTTACTATGAGTGTGAAACCTTTGAGAATACACAACGTCGTCTCGGGCAACCTACTCGTTGCCACGACCACGACGCTTGTGGTGGAGCAGTTGTTCCTTGTCGGGGCAATACGCGCCATCCAAGCCGACCGCCGCTCCATTCCGTGACCTTGATAGAACATATGATGGTTTTTTTTGTACTATCCTTATCCCGTGCCTTCTCTACTCATCCGGTCCTCGGTTTGCTATTTCGCAATTGGCCTCTCGTGATGTCCTTCATTCTAATGATTTTGGTACCCATGTTTGCCAATGTCTGCACTATTGCTTGCATGTATTTTTGAGTGCAAAGCATGAACGTTAGTCAAAGTCTTAAGTTGTGTGAGTTgttcctctctcttttattttgcaGTTAGGTGAAACAACCAAGTACAAATTTGTTGCATAGAAGGCCAGTGTACTATCTCAATTCGTTGTTATTTTGCTTACCTTCGAATTTTGCATTGTTATTATCATGGATGCCGTTGTTTCATGAAGTACATTCAATAAATATGTTGGAACTTGTTAGTCCTTTGTATCTTCCTCAATAACTCACGCATTACAATCACTcgctagtagaaaagggggcaaaggtccaggccggatcagcccattagtcctggttcagtccagaaccgggacccatgggggcattggacccagttcgtgagccccgggggccggccgggccacgtgggccattggtcccggttcgtctggaccttttggtcccggttggtgggacgaaccgggaccaatgggcctcgctcctggcccaccaccattggtcccggttggtggcttgaaccgggaccaaaggctgccctttagtcacggttcatgataccaaccgggaccaatgaggtgcctatacaTACCCCCTCGTGTAAGAGCaaagcacactgctctgttttttctggccaccgagggggagagggcttggtggtgctctagctcacctcctatgcacacaaggtgttctatggaatgcccgagccacactacttaagctttctcctctccaagctcgacctccaagctccattttccttaatattggtctagatttagcggtccgtcacgccccgtccccgttttcaccgtCGTCGATTactcgcgccgatctcatcgccggcacgaccgtggtgagcctcttgttcttatcttctttctgaaaggaaaaatattcttacttgtatgtttagatagatacttgtattattttcttacttttattattgcatcttatatagtgcgatggttttggtatccgcccccgtcggccctcgtcctgtctatgattcggatgtggtatatattatcttttcataactattggttcatttattgtttatgacaattatgtcgaccaacgtgacatagattttatttatctaggaggttgttgaacccgaaattccaaccgaccctattgtcgagaggttaaatttagttgaagaagaaaacaattttttgaaggaaaaataagaaaaattgaggaggagaagatgatattggagttgcatgttgcggatgtcgtcaatgatcacaagatcaagatgcatgcaatgcgcttgaagattagaaagattagaaaatatgcccttcataccgaggcttggtatcattatgccgttggatcagttgttaccttggttgcgattatgatcgtatttgttttcgcattgaaatgttttacatagtttcaatgtatggtttaattaatttagatgctctgcagagctttattttgttagatgagaactatgtatgtactttggttttaatgtgatgatgaacttctattaatttggtcacttaattatctattcatgatgttctgtaatgatttttgacacacttaattatatataatgcacgcagatgaaccggtaatggatgtacggtgacagacaaaCCTTCGAGtatattaagggcgtgcatgattttctcgaagtagctgaggcaaacaagcagaatggctttatgtgttgtccatgccctatatgtgggaatacgaagtcttactctgaccggaaaatccttcacacccacctgctttacaagggtttcatgccacactataatgtttggacgaggcacggagaaataggggttatgatggaagacggcgaagaagaagagtacgatgacaactatgtgccccctgaatacggtgatgctactgaacatcaagaggaaccagacaatgtgcatgatgatgctgcaacgggcgaagctgctgaagatcaagaggaaccagacgatgtgcccaatgatgatgatctccgacgggtcattgtcgatgcaaggacgcaatgcgaaagtcaaaaggagaagctaaagtttgatcgcatgttagaggatcacaaaaaagggttgtaccccaattacgaagatggcaacacaaagctcggtaccgtactagaattgctgcagtggaaggcagagaatgctgtgcctgacaaaggatttgagaagctactgaaaatattgaagaagaagcttccaaaggataacgaattgcccaacagtacatacgcagcaaagaaggtcgtatgccctctaggattggaggtgcagaagatacatgcatgccctaatgactgcatcctctaccgcggtgcgtacaaggatctgaatgcatgcccggtatgcggtgcattacagtataagatcagacgagatgaccctggtgatgttgacggcgagccccccaggaagagggttcctgcgaaggtgatgtggtatgctcctataataccatggttgaaacgtctgttcagaaacggagagcatgccaagttgatgcgatgacacagtgaggaccgtaagaaagacgggaagttgagagcacccgctgacgggtcgcagtggagaaaaatcgagagaaagtactgggatgagtttgcaagtgacccaaggaacgtatggtttgctttaagcgcggatggcgttaatcctttcggggagcagagcagcaatcatagcacctggcccgtgactctatgtatgtataaccttcctccttggatgtgcatgaagcggaagttcattatgatgccagttctcatccaaggccctaagcaacccgacaacaacattgatgtgtacctaaggccattagttga
This genomic window contains:
- the LOC123155605 gene encoding UPF0481 protein At3g47200-like — its product is MNLTGIKIQEMVRNTRERLEADFSKLGTKIHRFPRGLRGVNERYIVPSFVSLGPYHHGSPHLRETEELKHAAAHYLCEKSGRSVEEVYGKILSIGTEARSCYADGAVAKFTDAEFAVMMFLDGCYLLHYMDMDYQYALLYNRMTLSTGPCMLRDMFLLENQLPWLILEALTDFFMPYPAYYIVIGLAKNFDITPQYLSDSDSNGARVSVDELKIYRPPHLLGLLRYHLIGDMTGKDHTHSLTCSSLASSATELAEIGIKLTANSKTWFADMSMQRDPILCGQLSLAPLFINDANACWLVNMAAYEACVSSTTPADGFVISSYISILAMLVDKKEDVHELRTKHLVNSFFSTHELLVFFKDLARHMRLGYRYFVITEKIEMFKRERPVRIAVHRFVYNNFKTIITVLSVAGVLAGIFRTLMSLKQHQP
- the LOC123157011 gene encoding 60S ribosomal protein L27-3, whose translation is MVKFLKPGKAVILLQGRYAGKKAVIVRVFEEGTRDRPYGHCLVAGLAKYPKKVIRKDSAKKTAKKSRVKVFLKLVNFTHLMPTRYTLDVDLKEVASGAPDSLTSKDKKVGAAKAAKAKLEERFKTGKNRWFFTKLRF